A part of Lacinutrix sp. 5H-3-7-4 genomic DNA contains:
- a CDS encoding nuclear transport factor 2 family protein gives MDGHLGPELGHFKSFTFSDYQIDVNVSLPYAYTTENYLYTIVLKADEAKGTKERTIESKGVATSILKKIDGDWKIIHSHTSFKKLNQ, from the coding sequence ATAGATGGTCATTTAGGTCCAGAACTTGGGCATTTTAAAAGTTTTACATTTTCAGATTATCAGATTGATGTAAATGTAAGTTTGCCCTATGCATATACAACTGAAAATTATTTGTATACGATAGTTTTAAAGGCAGATGAAGCTAAAGGAACAAAAGAACGAACCATTGAAAGTAAAGGCGTAGCAACTTCAATTTTAAAAAAAATTGATGGAGATTGGAAGATTATTCATTCACATACTTCATTTAAAAAATTGAATCAATAA
- a CDS encoding heme-binding domain-containing protein — protein sequence MKTVKIILLILLVAFVGIQFIPTESNQTDIVPVTDFMLVNNVPNNIKNKLQVSCYDCHSNNTKYPWYNKIQPVAWFLEEHIKDGKKELNFSEWGSLTIRRKTSKLRSIIKQIEGNKMPLDSYTLIHRDAKLSESEKKLLIEYMSDLKENLNN from the coding sequence ATGAAAACTGTTAAAATCATATTGCTGATTTTATTGGTCGCTTTTGTGGGAATACAATTTATTCCCACAGAAAGTAACCAAACTGATATTGTACCAGTAACCGATTTTATGTTGGTAAATAATGTGCCAAATAATATAAAAAATAAGTTGCAAGTATCTTGTTATGATTGCCATAGTAACAACACTAAATATCCTTGGTATAATAAAATACAACCAGTTGCTTGGTTTTTAGAAGAACATATTAAAGATGGCAAAAAAGAATTAAATTTTAGTGAATGGGGTTCATTAACAATTCGAAGAAAAACAAGCAAGTTGCGTTCAATTATAAAACAAATAGAAGGCAATAAAATGCCTTTAGATTCTTACACGTTAATACACAGAGATGCAAAATTGTCTGAAAGCGAAAAGAAATTACTCATAGAGTATATGTCAGATTTAAAAGAAAATTTAAATAATTAA
- a CDS encoding DUF3347 domain-containing protein → MKKVKLVTTIMVMAFISLTAMSCKDAKKEHNNDEGHNTEMNHDNSDGHHDSDKKEMAMNSNQDGNAEIILKDYFNLKDALVVDDEAKAKKIGASLEKSLENLDVSKYTDAQKLELKDIILDAKEHAEHISKSPIAHQREHFKVLSKDIIDMVAITGASNKLYEQYCPMYEKGSAWLSMNKEVRNPYYGSKMLKCGKVQREIN, encoded by the coding sequence ATGAAAAAAGTAAAATTAGTAACAACAATTATGGTAATGGCTTTTATAAGCCTAACAGCAATGTCTTGTAAAGACGCAAAAAAAGAACATAACAACGATGAAGGTCATAATACAGAAATGAATCACGACAATAGCGATGGTCATCACGATAGTGATAAAAAAGAAATGGCAATGAATAGCAATCAAGACGGGAATGCCGAAATTATACTTAAAGATTATTTTAATCTAAAAGATGCTTTAGTTGTAGATGATGAAGCAAAGGCAAAAAAAATAGGTGCTTCATTAGAAAAAAGTTTAGAAAATTTAGATGTTTCTAAATATACGGATGCTCAAAAATTAGAATTAAAGGATATTATTTTGGATGCCAAAGAACACGCAGAGCATATATCCAAAAGCCCAATAGCACACCAAAGAGAACACTTTAAGGTTTTAAGTAAAGATATTATAGATATGGTTGCGATAACAGGTGCTTCTAATAAATTATATGAGCAATATTGCCCAATGTATGAAAAAGGAAGTGCTTGGTTAAGTATGAATAAAGAAGTACGTAACCCTTATTATGGTAGTAAAATGCTGAAGTGCGGAAAAGTACAAAGAGAAATTAACTAA
- a CDS encoding multicopper oxidase domain-containing protein produces the protein MKTFNTIFLLFLTSMAFAQVGTNGEDRKEEGRNIQEYNLTIEENEITLSGVTAKGMTINGGIPGPTLEFNEGDLAIINVTNKMDEETSVHWHGLILPNFYDGVPYLTTPPIKPNTTFQYRIPINQSGTYWYHSHTMLQEQKGVYGSIVIHPKEKTLDYDKDLVIVLSDWTNEKPMNVLRNLKRGNEWYQVKKGTAVPLSRVIKEGALGAQFKFWRDRMEGADIADIYYPAFLANGKKLAEYPEFKTGEKVRLRFINASASSYYWVDFGGGNPMIVASDGVDVTPKYKNRFLFAIAETYDVIVTIPEGTLEITATAQDGSGNTSIRLGSGKLYPATVIDRPDKVAMMKQMATMDMKMGAPALVGNKNSNTPEVLMQKYGMKMNMDMKDGQMENEMNMEMKKDVMPMNHKMMQKDTTSFNYDTRKTYFNYDFLKAKENTTYKADIPVTDLLLNLTGNMQRYVWSLNGIPLSETDKIKIKGGEVTRITLNNLTMMHHPMHLHGHYFRVINENGERSPLKHTVNVPPMQKVVIEFYNEEYGDWFFHCHVLYHMMGGMARVFSYDTPRDERMKPYPVQNLIDETDHYYSWGAARVGSNFNELLLMSSNIRNEFGLRAEFDYNQNAEIEVNYNRYLNDWVRVYAGVNTETSTPDSYDTFNTVGLVGVKYFTPYRFNVDVSMDHQLRPRIRLDRELLIFPRIFLEGEYEYRADFGWVNDLENNNSYEGETQWLIGASYILSRNFSIQGNYNNKYGWGGGLLVRF, from the coding sequence ATGAAAACATTTAACACAATATTTCTCTTGTTTCTAACTTCAATGGCATTTGCCCAAGTTGGTACAAATGGTGAAGATAGAAAAGAAGAAGGCCGAAACATACAAGAGTATAACCTTACTATAGAAGAAAATGAAATAACTCTTTCAGGTGTAACCGCCAAAGGAATGACAATTAATGGTGGAATTCCAGGTCCTACATTAGAATTTAATGAAGGTGACCTCGCTATTATTAACGTAACTAATAAAATGGATGAAGAAACCTCTGTACATTGGCACGGTTTAATACTTCCTAATTTTTATGATGGTGTACCTTATTTAACTACGCCACCTATAAAACCAAACACTACATTTCAATATAGAATACCTATAAACCAATCTGGCACATATTGGTATCATTCCCATACGATGTTGCAAGAGCAAAAAGGAGTTTATGGCTCAATAGTCATTCATCCTAAAGAAAAGACGTTGGACTACGACAAAGATTTGGTTATAGTGTTATCTGACTGGACCAACGAAAAACCAATGAATGTACTGCGAAACCTTAAACGAGGAAACGAATGGTATCAGGTTAAAAAAGGAACAGCAGTACCATTAAGCAGAGTTATAAAAGAAGGTGCATTAGGCGCACAATTCAAATTTTGGCGCGATAGAATGGAAGGCGCTGATATTGCAGACATCTACTATCCTGCGTTTTTAGCCAATGGTAAAAAACTTGCAGAATATCCAGAGTTTAAAACAGGTGAAAAAGTACGACTACGTTTTATCAACGCATCTGCTTCATCTTATTATTGGGTGGATTTTGGTGGTGGTAACCCGATGATTGTAGCGAGTGATGGTGTGGATGTAACACCAAAATATAAAAACCGATTTCTTTTTGCAATTGCCGAAACCTATGATGTGATTGTAACCATTCCAGAAGGTACATTAGAGATTACAGCAACAGCCCAAGATGGTTCTGGCAACACCTCAATCCGTTTGGGTAGCGGAAAATTGTATCCAGCCACTGTAATAGACAGACCAGATAAAGTGGCTATGATGAAGCAAATGGCAACAATGGATATGAAGATGGGTGCACCTGCTTTAGTAGGAAATAAAAACAGTAACACACCAGAAGTCCTAATGCAGAAATATGGGATGAAGATGAATATGGATATGAAAGATGGACAGATGGAGAATGAAATGAATATGGAAATGAAAAAGGATGTGATGCCAATGAATCATAAGATGATGCAAAAGGACACCACTTCATTTAATTATGACACACGTAAAACCTATTTCAATTATGATTTTTTAAAGGCAAAAGAAAACACGACTTATAAGGCAGACATACCTGTAACCGACCTTTTACTTAATCTAACAGGTAATATGCAACGTTATGTTTGGAGTTTGAATGGCATACCACTTTCGGAAACAGACAAAATTAAAATTAAAGGTGGAGAGGTTACTAGAATTACTTTGAATAACCTAACAATGATGCATCATCCAATGCACTTACACGGACATTACTTTAGGGTCATCAATGAAAATGGCGAACGTTCCCCATTAAAACATACCGTCAATGTACCACCTATGCAAAAAGTGGTCATCGAATTTTATAACGAAGAATATGGTGATTGGTTCTTTCATTGTCACGTGTTATATCATATGATGGGTGGTATGGCAAGAGTATTTAGCTATGATACACCACGAGATGAAAGGATGAAACCTTATCCAGTACAAAACCTAATTGACGAGACAGACCATTACTATTCGTGGGGAGCTGCACGTGTAGGTTCAAACTTTAATGAACTTTTATTGATGTCGAGCAACATCCGCAACGAATTTGGACTACGTGCCGAGTTTGATTATAACCAAAATGCCGAAATAGAAGTAAATTATAATCGCTACCTCAATGATTGGGTGCGCGTGTATGCAGGCGTAAATACTGAAACTTCAACACCAGATTCTTATGATACATTCAATACTGTGGGATTGGTTGGAGTTAAATATTTCACGCCTTACAGATTTAATGTCGATGTGAGTATGGACCATCAATTGCGCCCAAGAATACGTTTGGACAGAGAACTATTGATTTTTCCTAGAATTTTTCTCGAAGGAGAATACGAGTACAGAGCAGATTTTGGATGGGTCAATGATTTAGAAAACAACAATTCTTATGAAGGTGAAACTCAATGGTTAATTGGAGCATCGTACATCTTATCTCGAAATTTTTCAATTCAAGGGAATTACAATAATAAATATGGCTGGGGAGGCGGACTATTAGTTCGATTCTAA